A stretch of DNA from Eschrichtius robustus isolate mEscRob2 chromosome 12, mEscRob2.pri, whole genome shotgun sequence:
TGTATGTgcatgcatctgtgtgtgtgctcgcacccatgtgtttgtgtgtgggtgtgtgcatgcAGGGTGGGTGGTATGTATGCTTCTtggtgtgtgtgagcatgtgtctGCTGATGTGCTGGTGGTGGTTTTGGGCTAGGCTAGCCCCGGGCCTGTGTGGAGGGTATGTACCGGGGTACCCTGATGGGGCAGAGTTTGGGCAGAGGGTGAGGATGGGAGAGTGCCGAGAACGGGCTGCGGGGGAGACAGGACTAAAGTGGGGGCCTGACTGGGCCCTGCCAGCCGCGCAGCTCCTTCCTAGCTGCCCTTTCCCAGGCCCTGAGGGTGCTTGGTTctgctgccctccccctccctgtgggCTCTGAGGAGGCGTCCCTGTGGAATGTGTTTGGTGGCCGAGGGCCAGGCTGGGCCCAGCTCCACCAGCAGACTGGGCAGCCGGGAGAGGTACCTTTGTGCTGCCTCCATGGTGGGGAGCCTACATGCCTGCATCCGAGCCCCCAGCTTCATGCTCTGCTTTCTCCCTGGCTAGGTGACTCTCACACGGGGCATGCTGTTGTCTCCTGATCCAGCTGGCCTTGCCAGGTGAGCCTGACCTCACACCTAGGTGTCTGGGAGCAGTGTGACTCCCACCTCTGCTGAGGGCTCTCCAAGGTGGGGTCTAGCTAGCCTTTTAGGCCCTATACCTGgcagcctttttttaaaaaaaattatttattttatttatttattttggctgtgtttggtctttgttgctgcacgcgggctttctctagttgcaatgagtgggggctactctttgttgcggtgtgcgggcttctcattgcggtggcttctcttgttgcggagcacgggctctaggcgcacaggcttcagtagttgggcacatgggctcagtagttgtggctcacgggctctagagcacaggctcagtagttgtggcgcacgggcttagttgctccgcggcgtgtgggatcttcctgtaccagggcttgaacccgcgtcccctgcattggcaggcggattcttaaccactgagccaccagggaagccctccctggcaGCCTTAACCCCCCTCATCTCTCTGGCCCGTTGGTTCTGTGGTTATTACCCTTCTGGATTCCTACCCTGAAAGGCCCTTCATCCAATTCTTACCCTACTCTAACATGCAGGTGGCCCATGAGGCCTTGCCCTCCCTTTTTCTGCCCAGGAAACTGGCATCCATGCAGAGGGTGCCTTTCTCTCTTTGGGGTTCTGGGTCCCTTCTTCCCATCCCATGCTCTCCTGCCCCTTCCAGGCCCTAGTCCCTGGGAATGGGATGTTTCCCATGTCTCTGCCCCTTTAGCCTCTTACCCTTGGACCCTGTTATGAcatagggcagggcagggcagggtgagGGGTGTGGGGTGCAGGTCTCGTGAGAGAGTAGTGCTTACAGAGAATGGGCAGTGTTGAAGTGTCTCCTGACCCCTTGCTAGTGTGTGGTCCTGGGGTCATCCTAACCACAGTGCCGTCTAAGCCTGGTCTTCCCTGCTCCCCCCTCCCTGAGTTAGGAGGGGCGTCTTGGCAGTGTCACAGTCCTACTCCTCACCAGTGGTCCCACGGTGCTCAGGTGGCCACATGAGCCCTGCTCAACCTCTCTCCCTACCAGGTGACCATGCCTGCCCTCGGCCCAGCTCTTCTCCAGGCACTCTGGGCCGGGTGGGTCCTCACCCTCCAGCCCCCACCACCGACTGCTTTCACTCCCAATGGTACACATCTGCAGCACCTGGCGCGGGATCCCACCTCAGGCACCCTCTACCTAGGGGCCACCAACTTCCTGTTCCAGCTGAGCCCTCAACTGCAGCTGGAGGCCACTGTGTCCACTGGCCCTGTGCTAGACAGCAGGGACTGTCTGCCACCTGTGATGCCTGATGAGTGCCCTCAGGCCCAGCCCACCAACAACCCGAACCAGCTGCTCCTGGTGAGCCCTGGGGCCCTGGTGGTGTGTGGCAGTGTGCACCAGGGGGTCTGTGAGCAGCGGCGCCTGGGGCAGCTCGGGCAGCTGTTGCTGCGGCCAGAGCGACCTGGGGACACCCAGTATGTGGCCGCCAACGACCCTGCCGTCACCACGGTGGGACTGGTGGCCCAGGGCTTGGCTGGGGAGCCCCTCCTCTTTGTGGGGCGGGGCTACACCAGCAGGGGCGTGGGGGGTGGCATCCCTCCCATCACTACCCGCGCCTTAAGGCCGCTGGACCCCCAGGCCGCCTTCTCTTACGAGGAGACGGCCAAGCTAGCTGTGGGCCGCCTCTCCGAGTACAGCCACCACTTTGTGAGCGCCTTTGCACGCGGGGCCAGTGCCTACTTTCTGTTTCTCCGGCGGGACCTGCAGGCTCAGTCTCGAGCTTTCCGTGCCTATGTGTCCCGTGTGTGCCTCCGGGACCAGCACTACTACTCCTACGTGGAGTTGCCTCTGGCCTGTCAAGGGGGCCGCTACGGGCTGATCCAGGCTGCGGCTGTGGCCGTGTCCGCGGAGGTGGCCCGGGGGGAGGTGCTGTTTGCAGCCTTCTCCTCGGCCGCTCCCCCCACTGTGGGCCGGCCCCCGTCGGCAGCTGCCGGGGCATCTGGAGCCTCTGCCCTCTGTGCCTTCCCCCTGGATGAGGTGGATCGCCTTGCTAATCGCACACGCGATGCCTGCTACACTCGGGAGGGCCGCGCTGAGGATGGGGCCGAGGTGGCCTACATTGAGTATGATGTCAATTCCGACTGTGCTCAGCTGCCCGTGGTGAGTCCTGGCACCGCCCAGCCCTTCCCTGTCTCTGAGGCCACTGGCCAGGCATTTACTGATCAGGTCAATGGATGTTAAGTGATTCCTTTGTGTCTGGGCGATGGAAGGGTACCTTACGGTAAGAGTGGCATTCAGGGGGACAGAGAGCCAGCTGTGCAGGGGTGGGTTTGGACCAGGTGCTGAAGGGATGGCATTTGTGTAGGTGGACTGAGAGGGCATTTGAAGTTCTAGGGAATGGGGCAGGGACCCAGAATGTAGGGGGGATGGAATCTATTGTTTCAGGTTCTTGAGCGAGAGAGGCAGGTGAGGTTGAGACTTGTTTGGCTCTAGTCTCAGGATGGATGAAAAGGGTAGAAGCCACATATAGGGGGACTGAGTCAGTGAGAGGTGGGAGGGGACCCAGGTTAGTAGACCTGGAGAGGAGGATGCAAGCTGGAGAGGCTTTGGAAAAGTGGTCCAGGAGAAGGCTGAGGGCATGAACTGGAGGAAGCAGCTCCCAGGCCAGGGATGGGAGAAAGTGGGGCCCCAGACATGTGGGGATCAAAAGAGGGGGACAGAGCCGCTGCAGACTGTGGAGGTAAGCCACTGGGGCAAGGCTAAGGATGCAGCTGTGGGAGAGCCAAGAGCTGGCAGAGATGCTGGGAGAAGGGGTGGGGTTGTCCAGGGAGGAGGGGCCAGGGGACATTATCCAGGGAGGGCCTTATTTGTGCTTCTTGCTGCCTGCAGGACACCCTGGATGCTTACCCTTGTGGCTCAGACCACACGCCCAGCCCCATGGCCAGCCGTGTCCCCCTGGAAGCCACGCCAGTTCTGGAGTGGCCAGGGGTTCAGCTAACAGCCGTGGCGATCACTGTGGAAGATGGACACACCATTGCTTTCCTGGGTGACAGTCAAGGGCAGCTGCATAAGGTGAGTCCACAGGAGGTACTGGGCCCTGCCCCAGGATCTGGAGGCGACAGGCTGCTGGGGACCCAGGCTGGGCAGAGCTACTCCTGAGACCCCTGGGGCTGCAATGTGAGATATGTGATGTGCCCCTGGCCCTGGCTGGGAGAGATGACCTGTGCTCCTCTTTCTGGGGCTGGGTGGTGTGACCTGTACTCTCTAGGAGGAAATTCTAcctgtaaattattttattgggGTGAGAGGGGAGGGCCTTGGGCCTCAGACCCTGTGGTCTCTGATCTCAGGTCTACTTGGGCCCAGGGAGTGATGGCCACCCGTACTCCACACGGATCATCCAGCAGGGGTCTGCGGTGAGCAGAGACCTCATCTTTGATGGGGCCTTCGAGCACCTGTATGTCATGACCCAGAGCACGGTGAGTGCCACGCGCCAGCCAGGGAGGGCATGACTGCTGGGAGGGGCCTCGGGGGAGCTGGGGGCCTGTATGTGGGGAGCCACTGGTGCTTGGATTGTTGACCTCAAGTCCTCTTCGCTGCTGTAGCTTCTCAAGGTTCCTGTGGCCTCCTGTGCTCAGCACCTGGACTGTGCATCTTGCCTGGCTCACAGGGACCCATACTGTGGGTGGTGTGTGCTCCTCGGCAGGTCAGCGCTCCCCCGACCCtggccccttccccagccccactccaACCCCAGCCTCATGCCCTCAATTCTCCTGCCCTGTCCAGGGTTCCTGGTCCTTGGCCCTTGACTCTCAACCCTTGACCCCTGGATGCCCCAACGCCCTACCCTCACCCCTATTCTCCACCCTGACTTGCCAGGCATGTCGTGGCCGACTTGAGGATCCTGCCCAGGTCCCTAGGATTGTAGGTGTCCCTGCCCCATGAACTGCCAGTGGCCCTGTGAGGGTCACAGGTGGACACTGGTCATTCTTGCCCAGGTGCAGTCGCCGTTCCGAGTGCTCTCGGGGCCGGGGCTTAGAGCGGTGGCTGTGGAGCTTCCAGCCTGAGGTGGGCTGTCTGCGAGTGGCAGCCTTGAGTCCTGCTAACATCAGCcgtgaggagaggagggaggtgaAGACCGGAGCAGGCGGAACCCTGGCTGGGGGGAGCTCTGGTGATGGGTCGAAACCTTGTATTTTAAATACCATATGGCCTTGCCCAAGTCGCTTCTCTGGGGGCTCCGCTTTCTCCGTTACTAACCCAGGCTGGAGGGTATTTGTGATCACTGGGGGTTGGTGGCCGCTGGTGCCTGCCCACACTGGGCGCCTGTAAACGGAGCCCTGATCTGTTGCCCAGTGGCTCCAACAGCGTGTCCTGGCCTCTCTTCGCAGGTTTTCTTGTCGGTACCTGATCTGCCACCCCTGTGGCCAGGGGAGTCTTATTCCTGCCACTTTGGGGAATACCAGAGTCCTGCCCTGCTGACCAGTTCTGGTGTGATGTGCCCCTCCCCAGACCCTAGTGAGGCTCCAGAGCTGCCGAGAAAAGCCGGTGGGTGAGGGAAGGAGCCAGCCCGGGGCCTGGGAGCCCCACTCTCCTCCCATCTTGCTCCAAGGGGTGTGATCAGGATGAGGCGTGAATCCAGGCAAAGGGTCCTGAAGCGATGCCTTTCTCTGAGGCCCCCCTCTGGTCCCCAGTCCCTAAAGTCCCTGTTTTCTACCCTGTGGCCTGTGTTCCCGACCCTGGGTACCCCTTCCTGGTCGGAGTGCTAAACCCACCCTGTGTGGTCTCGGACGTCAGCTCGGGGTCTGAGTGCCCCTCCCTGCTCCTCAGCCCAGCCCGCTCCTCCCTCTGCAGACCACGTCTCCGTGAGCCTGGAGCTCAGGTTTGGCGCCGTCGTGATTGCCGAGGCTTCCCTCTCCTTCTATGACTGCATGGCCGTCACCTTGCTCCGCCCATCTGCACAGTGAGTTCCTCACCCCGACCCCCAGCCCCCGGGCTGCCCCGTGGCGATCCCCACCCCATGGCTGTGCTCTGTGCAGGTGCCAGGCCTGCGTGAGAAGCCTCTGGGGGTGTAACTGGTGTGTTTGGCAGCACCTGTGCACACACAAGGCCTCGTGTGATGCTGGGCCCATGGTGGTCAGCCGACAGGTGAGCCCAACTCCTGGCCGGGCCCCAGGGGGGTTCGGGCTCCCCATTGTGAGGGTTTCTCTCATGGCCCGGGGTCTGTGTGTCTGCCTGTCCCGGGTGCTCTGTCGTGAGCACCTGAGCTGCTGTGTGTGATGGACTCACTGGAGGACGGCTGTCAACGTCCCACCTGTTTCGGGAGAGGACGTTTGTAGCTGAGAGGAGGGGAGGTCTGGCCTCGTGCCCCACCTTGGCACAGATGCCATAGACGCCCCTAGAGCgcgccctccccttcccctctggagAATTAACGggctgtttttgtttctcttttccttggtCTCCTTTCCTCTTAACACACCCTTTGCCTGCCTGCCGCCTGCTCCCGCACCTGCCTGCTGAGCGGCCCTTcctgtctttctctgcctccccCTTCAGAGCCCGCCCCTCTCCCGAGCCCCTCCTGCAAGAGACGCACCCACCTCCTTCccacccacagcccccagggccacgGTCACCCCGGTTCCTTACGCCCTTCCCGTGGACACTCCTTCCACAGCCACAGCCTTGGATGTTCCCCCCGGGGCCAGGCCTTCCCTGCTCAGCCCCTGGGAGCCGTGGGCAGGTCCCGGCCCCACACCTGCCTCGGCTTCCACGGGCTCACCTCTCCATgaggcccctcctcctcccagcccccgccaGAGGCCTGGAAccgctctccctgcccccacggcCTTCGGACCCATAGCCACCGCCGAGGACCTCTTGGCCTCACACCCATCGCCCTCAGACGCAGCAGCACAGCCCCCCGCCCTTGCAGAGCCTGGCCCTGAGGCTCTCCCCTCTGCGGTACCCCTGGACCAGCCCCCCGGCACGGCTCCCGCCACCACTTTCCCAGGGGCCGCTGGCTCCACGAAGCCCGCTCTGGACTGGCTCATGAGAGAAGGCGGCGAGTTGCCCGAGGCGGACGAGTGGACGGGGGGTGACACGCCCGCCTTCTCCACTTCCACCCTCCTCTCAGGTGATGGAGACTCTGCTGAGCACGAGGGCCCTCCCGCCCCCCTCATCCTCCTGTCCAGCCTTGACTACCAGTACGACACCCCTGGGCTCTGGGAGCTGGTGAGACCCGGCCCAGGAAGGAGGCCTCAGGGGAGGGGATCGGGACAGATGCAGCCTCTTGGCCACCTCGCGATTCTGCAGGGGaaggatggaggggaggggggtgtcCGCTGCCTCACGCTGGCCTGGCCCTGGGGTTCTGCCTGGGAAAGGGCTGaggcggcaggtgggctccaTAGACTGCCTGGCGCTTGGTGCCTGCAGGAGACGACCTTGGGGCCAGGCTCCTGCCCTTGTGTGGAGAGCGTGCAGGGCTCCAGCCTGATGCCGGTCCACGTGCAGCGAGAAGTGCGACTGCTGGGCAGGAACCTGCACCTCTTCCAGGTGAGTGTGTCCTCTTTGCAGCTGTTGCTGTGGTCTTGGCTGTTGGCAAACTATGCGCGAGTCCCAGGGAGCAGGAAAGGGCACGGCCTCAGGTCTCAATCCCAACCCGGGGACTGTGCTGGGGCCCTGCGGGGCTCACCAGGCCTGGCTCCTGAAGCTGCCCCCGTAGCCGTGTCCTCTGTCCCCAGGACAGCCCAGGAGACCATGAGTGTGTGATGGAGCTGGAGGGCCACGAAGTGGTGGCTGAGGCCCGGGTCGAATGTGAGCTGCCTCCAGATACCCGGTGCCACGTCACCTGCCAGCAGTACCAGGTACAGATCCCGAGTCCTGGGTGGGCAAGGGCGCGCTGGCCACAGGCTGGCTACCAAGCTTAGCTGGCTGCACCACACTCATCCCAGTCCGTTCTCTGACTGAGTGACCCCGAGGGAGTCCTAGTACCCCGGCTCTGACCTCTGACCTTGTGCCCCATGGGGTCCTGTATCCCAGCTCTGACCTCTGGCTTTGTGTTCCCATGAGTCATTTTGGTCCTTTCTTTGACCACCCTCTCCCCAGGCCTGACGCCTCCCCTAACCCCGGGCTCTGACCCCACTCCCATTTCTCCAGCTCAGCTATGAGGCTCTGCAGCCAGAGCTCCGCGTGGGGCTGTTTCTGCGTCGGGCTGGCCATCTGCGTGTGGACAGTGTGGATGGGCTGCACGGTGAGTGACCTGGGGCTGCTGGGACTGGCTGGTGGCAACAGGGCTCTTCCAGGCCTGCCTCTCACATTTGACTCTCCACCCCCAGTGGTGCTTTATGACTGTTCCGTGGGACACGAGGACTGCAGCCGCTGCCAAACTGCCATGCCCCAGTACGGCTGTGTGTGGTGCAAGGGGGAGCATCCACGCTGCGTGGCCCGGGAGGCCTGTGGcgaggctgaggctgtggtcaCCCAGTGCCCGGCACCCCTCATCCACTCGGTGTGTTGAAACGCTGGTGCATCCCTTCAAGGGGTTCGGGGTGCTGTGGGTTCAGGGGGCCGAAAGGTGGGAGGCTGGGGCTGTCTCTCCAGGCTGCCAAAggtcaacaggtgaatggaggtGAGCCGTCCTTGTCCTGGAACAGGTGGAGCCACTGACTGGGCCTGTAGACGGAGGCACCCGTGTCACCATCAGGGGCTCCAACCTGGGCCAACATGTGCAGGACGTGCAGGACACGGTCAGGGTGGCTGGAGTGCCCTGTGCTGTGGACGCTCAGGAGTATGAGGTGTCCAGCAGGTGAGTGGGCTGGACTAACAGGAGCAGGGGGCACCCCGCGGGCTTCACGGCTGGCTTTCCTGCTTAGGGCCATCCACCCACTACTCgtctgccctcccctctccccctttccttgGTTCTGATCACATGTCTCAGGGCTGGGGTTACTATCAAGGCCTTGGCTTTGTGCACAGACGTGCAGGTTTCTGGCCTGGGTCTAGTCACTGCTCAGAGCTGAcaggtggctctgcttcctggCACTGCCTAGGTGTGCTCACCCGCTTTCCAAGTGACCATGGGCATAGTTGCGGTAGCAAGCTCCTTGGATCCCAGACAGCTGTGCTCTGGGGCTGACCTTCCCACCTGCTGACCCTTCTTCCCCAAGCACTGCCCTGGGCAGGCTCCTCACGGGGATAGACTTGTGACACACCTGCTGAGTGTCAGGCCCCTCTGTCTAGTCCCTGggacccctcccaccttcccagggCTTGTGGCTTACAAGGCTGGCAGTTGCAGGGTCCcaaatgtgcacacacacaacacagcGAAGGAGACATCCACAAGCAGCAGGTCTCCAACCCGCCGAATGTCAGGGTTACCTGGAGAGTTGGTCCAAAACCCCCCAGAGCAGATCCTTAGACCACCTCCCTCCACTTCCTGCAGAGGTCTGGATCTGTAGGCCCGTGTTGGGGCCCCCCAGTCTTAttgtccttcttttaaaaaatgtgtttatttatttatttgtttatttttggctgtgttgggtcttcgttgctgtgcgcgggctttctctagttgcggcgagcgggggctactcttcattttggtgcgtgtgcttctcattgagatggcttctcttgttgcggagctcgggctctaggcacgcgggcttcagtagttgtggcatgcgggctcagtagttgtggctcgcgggctctagagtgcaggctcagcacaggcttagttgctctgcggcatgtgggatcttcccggaccagggcttgaacccatgttccctgcattggcaggtggattcttaaccactgtgccaccaggcaagtacCCCACAGTCTTATTTTCAACAAGACTCTGCTAGAGCATGTTGTTTACCCCCTGAATGTATTATGACTGAGAACTTTAGGTGACTGTTAAtgattctagaaccatgagaCTAAAGTACTTTCTGAACTGATTTATAAAGTGATTAAAATACATTCCAGCTGAAGCCTCTCCCGGGTAGTTCACACTTCGCTTGTTCTGTTTTCTGGGGGCGTTTGCAGTGACCGTGACAATGTCACAGAGTCGAACCACTGCAGGCTTCACATTCTGGAGGTTAATTTGCCCCAAGCTTCTGTTTCCTGGCTAAGAACCAGCATTTCTTAGAGTGCTCACTTTCCCTTCACGTCTATCCCCAGACCTGACTAGAGGCTTTCAGGAACATTTTTTCATGAGGAAATCAAGTTTCCACCACCTTGTCTGGTGCTGTGCCCACGGTGATGGTGGCCGGTTAGGCCCACTCATTAGCTCAGCAACCCACCCCTGCCAC
This window harbors:
- the PLXNB1 gene encoding plexin-B1 isoform X1; this translates as MPALGPALLQALWAGWVLTLQPPPPTAFTPNGTHLQHLARDPTSGTLYLGATNFLFQLSPQLQLEATVSTGPVLDSRDCLPPVMPDECPQAQPTNNPNQLLLVSPGALVVCGSVHQGVCEQRRLGQLGQLLLRPERPGDTQYVAANDPAVTTVGLVAQGLAGEPLLFVGRGYTSRGVGGGIPPITTRALRPLDPQAAFSYEETAKLAVGRLSEYSHHFVSAFARGASAYFLFLRRDLQAQSRAFRAYVSRVCLRDQHYYSYVELPLACQGGRYGLIQAAAVAVSAEVARGEVLFAAFSSAAPPTVGRPPSAAAGASGASALCAFPLDEVDRLANRTRDACYTREGRAEDGAEVAYIEYDVNSDCAQLPVDTLDAYPCGSDHTPSPMASRVPLEATPVLEWPGVQLTAVAITVEDGHTIAFLGDSQGQLHKVYLGPGSDGHPYSTRIIQQGSAVSRDLIFDGAFEHLYVMTQSTLLKVPVASCAQHLDCASCLAHRDPYCGWCVLLGRCSRRSECSRGRGLERWLWSFQPEVGCLRVAALSPANISREERREVFLSVPDLPPLWPGESYSCHFGEYQSPALLTSSGVMCPSPDPSEAPELPRKADHVSVSLELRFGAVVIAEASLSFYDCMAVTLLRPSAQCQACVRSLWGCNWCVWQHLCTHKASCDAGPMVVSRQSPPLSRAPPARDAPTSFPPTAPRATVTPVPYALPVDTPSTATALDVPPGARPSLLSPWEPWAGPGPTPASASTGSPLHEAPPPPSPRQRPGTALPAPTAFGPIATAEDLLASHPSPSDAAAQPPALAEPGPEALPSAVPLDQPPGTAPATTFPGAAGSTKPALDWLMREGGELPEADEWTGGDTPAFSTSTLLSGDGDSAEHEGPPAPLILLSSLDYQYDTPGLWELETTLGPGSCPCVESVQGSSLMPVHVQREVRLLGRNLHLFQDSPGDHECVMELEGHEVVAEARVECELPPDTRCHVTCQQYQLSYEALQPELRVGLFLRRAGHLRVDSVDGLHVVLYDCSVGHEDCSRCQTAMPQYGCVWCKGEHPRCVAREACGEAEAVVTQCPAPLIHSVEPLTGPVDGGTRVTIRGSNLGQHVQDVQDTVRVAGVPCAVDAQEYEVSSSLVCITGASGEEVAGAVTVEVPGRGHGVSEHDFAYQDPKVHSVFPARGPRAGGTSLTLHGSKLLTGRLEDIRVVVGDQPCHLLLEQQAEQLWCETSPHATPATLPVAVWFGAAERRLHHSQFEYTSDPNVTSAGPAKSFLSGGREIWVRGQNLDVVQTPRIRVTVAMRAPGPGQGLGRRHRVVPETACSPGASCGGLHFEEPCHVNSSQLITCRTPALPGLPEDPWVRVEFILDNLVFDFATLNPTPFSYEADPTLQPLNPEDPTAPFRHKPGSVLSVEGENLDLAMSKEEVVAMIGDGPCMVKTLTRHHLYCEPPVEQPLPWHHALREVPDALPEFTVQMGNLRFSLGHVQYDGESPVAFPMAAQVGLGVGTSLLALGVIIIVLMYRRKSKQALRDYKKVQIQLENLESSVRDRCKKEFTDLMTEMTDLTSDLLGSGIPFLDYKVYAERVFFPGHQESPLHRDLGVPESRRPTVEQGLGQLSNLLNSKLFLIKFIHTLESQRTFSARDRAYVASLLTVALHGKLEYFTDILRTLLSDLVAQYVAKNPKLMLRRTETVVEKLLTNWMSICLYTFVRDSVGEPLYMLFRGIKHQVDKGPVDSVTGKAKYTLNDNRLLREDVEYRPLTLNALLAVGPGAGEAQGMPMKVLDCDTISQAKEKMLDQLYKGVPLAQRPDPRTLDVEWRSGVAGHLILSDEDVTSEVQGLWRRLNTLQHYKVPDGATVALVPCLTKHVLRESQDYVPGESLGTGTPMLEDVDEGGIRPWHLVKPSEEPEPPRPRRGSLRGGERERAKAIPEIYLTRLLSMKGTLQKFVDDLFQVILSTSRPVPLAVKYFFDLLDEQAQQHGISDQDTVHIWKTNSLPLRFWINIIKNPQFVFDVQTSDNMDAVFLVIAQTFMDACTLADHKLGRDSPINKLLYARDIPRYKRMVERYEGKGLHLGDNGWTDWWVFTAEAQGWAWWGEEGFVSPAAAGPMISGRYYADIRQTIPASDQEMNSILAELSRNYSGDLGVRVALHELYKYINKYYDQIITALEEDGTAQKMQLGYRLQQIAAAVENKVTDL
- the PLXNB1 gene encoding plexin-B1 isoform X3; protein product: MPALGPALLQALWAGWVLTLQPPPPTAFTPNGTHLQHLARDPTSGTLYLGATNFLFQLSPQLQLEATVSTGPVLDSRDCLPPVMPDECPQAQPTNNPNQLLLVSPGALVVCGSVHQGVCEQRRLGQLGQLLLRPERPGDTQYVAANDPAVTTVGLVAQGLAGEPLLFVGRGYTSRGVGGGIPPITTRALRPLDPQAAFSYEETAKLAVGRLSEYSHHFVSAFARGASAYFLFLRRDLQAQSRAFRAYVSRVCLRDQHYYSYVELPLACQGGRYGLIQAAAVAVSAEVARGEVLFAAFSSAAPPTVGRPPSAAAGASGASALCAFPLDEVDRLANRTRDACYTREGRAEDGAEVAYIEYDVNSDCAQLPVDTLDAYPCGSDHTPSPMASRVPLEATPVLEWPGVQLTAVAITVEDGHTIAFLGDSQGQLHKVYLGPGSDGHPYSTRIIQQGSAVSRDLIFDGAFEHLYVMTQSTLLKVPVASCAQHLDCASCLAHRDPYCGWCVLLGRCSRRSECSRGRGLERWLWSFQPEVGCLRVAALSPANISREERREVFLSVPDLPPLWPGESYSCHFGEYQSPALLTSSGVMCPSPDPSEAPELPRKADHVSVSLELRFGAVVIAEASLSFYDCMAVTLLRPSAQCQACVRSLWGCNWCVWQHLCTHKASCDAGPMVVSRQSPPLSRAPPARDAPTSFPPTAPRATVTPVPYALPVDTPSTATALDVPPGARPSLLSPWEPWAGPGPTPASASTGSPLHEAPPPPSPRQRPGTALPAPTAFGPIATAEDLLASHPSPSDAAAQPPALAEPGPEALPSAVPLDQPPGTAPATTFPGAAGSTKPALDWLMREGGELPEADEWTGGDTPAFSTSTLLSGDGDSAEHEGPPAPLILLSSLDYQYDTPGLWELETTLGPGSCPCVESVQGSSLMPVHVQREVRLLGRNLHLFQDSPGDHECVMELEGHEVVAEARVECELPPDTRCHVTCQQYQLSYEALQPELRVGLFLRRAGHLRVDSVDGLHVVLYDCSVGHEDCSRCQTAMPQYGCVWCKGEHPRCVAREACGEAEAVVTQCPAPLIHSVEPLTGPVDGGTRVTIRGSNLGQHVQDVQDTVRVAGVPCAVDAQEYEVSSSLVCITGASGEEVAGAVTVEVPGRGHGVSEHDFAYQDPKVHSVFPARGPRAGGTSLTLHGSKLLTGRLEDIRVVVGDQPCHLLLEQQAEQLWCETSPHATPATLPVAVWFGAAERRLHHSQFEYTSDPNVTSAGPAKSFLSGGREIWVRGQNLDVVQTPRIRVTVAMRAPGPGQGLGRRHRVVPETACSPGASCGGLHFEEPCHVNSSQLITCRTPALPGLPEDPWVRVEFILDNLVFDFATLNPTPFSYEADPTLQPLNPEDPTAPFRHKPGSVLSVEGENLDLAMSKEEVVAMIGDGPCMVKTLTRHHLYCEPPVEQPLPWHHALREVPDALPEFTVQMGNLRFSLGHVQYDGESPVAFPMAAQVGLGVGTSLLALGVIIIVLMYRRKSKQALRDYKKVQIQLENLESSVRDRCKKEFTDLMTEMTDLTSDLLGSGIPFLDYKVYAERVFFPGHQESPLHRDLGVPESRRPTVEQGLGQLSNLLNSKLFLIKFIHTLESQRTFSARDRAYVASLLTVALHGKLEYFTDILRTLLSDLVAQYVAKNPKLMLRRTETVVEKLLTNWMSICLYTFVRDSVGEPLYMLFRGIKHQVDKGPVDSVTGKAKYTLNDNRLLREDVEYRPLTLNALLAVGPGAGEAQGMPMKVLDCDTISQAKEKMLDQLYKGVPLAQRPDPRTLDVEWRSGVAGHLILSDEDVTSEVQGLWRRLNTLQHYKVPDGATVALVPCLTKHVLRESQDYVPGESLGTGTPMLEDVDEGGIRPWHLVKPSEEPEPPRPRRGSLRGGERERAKAIPEIYLTRLLSMKGTLQKFVDDLFQVILSTSRPVPLAVKYFFDLLDEQAQQHGISDQDTVHIWKTNSLPLRFWINIIKNPQFVFDVQTSDNMDAVFLVIAQTFMDACTLADHKLGRDSPINKLLYARDIPRYKRMVERYYADIRQTIPASDQEMNSILAELSRNYSGDLGVRVALHELYKYINKYYDQIITALEEDGTAQKMQLGYRLQQIAAAVENKVTDL